The Pyrus communis chromosome 8, drPyrComm1.1, whole genome shotgun sequence region taaagttcatttCTATAAAGCAGGGACAGctgttgagggtttagggtttaggttgtACATTTAAATTCTTTCCGGCGATTCCTTCTCCAATTACCATTTACAATAAGTTAAAAGTGAAATAGTGATGCAAACCCCCGAAACCCCACCCGCGTTTCTTTTGACATTTCAGAACGTTACAAAGAAAGTAAAGATTACCATTAGTTGACCTAAGAGTACTTTCTTTGGAGCTTGGACTAAAAATTCTTTATGCATGAAAAATTGCTGGGACTCTGTACATGATTAACTAAAGACTAAAAAcagagggttttttttttttttttttttttcttttggcgaTTACTTGCATGAGGTTTGGTTATAATTGCATGTCTTCAAATGCAGGTTGGGCAGCTGCCATGCATTGCTTCAATGATCCATTTGTAGATCTATCAGGTCAGTGGAAGAATGTTCCTTATTTTCAGAATTTGATGCATACTCTGCACGAAAGTAAAGACATTCAATAAGATGTCCAAATTAATGCATGTATGGTATAGTTCATTCAATCACACAAAATAGTTCTTCTGCAAAATTTTGCGAAAAATGAAGGAAATATATCAGCAGTGTATATTAATGATGGCTGAGGGTATATAATTGTTTGGTGGTTCAGAGCACAAGCTTTAACAGAGTGTTTGGGTGGAGCAATAAGTTGAGTACAagagtaatttttttattaaggcAGATGACCTATCCTTTGCCAACTTCGTCCTAATCACCTGCAGGAGTAGGCTGAGGACTTTCCAACTTTCCATCGGATTTGATTGATCAGCTAAAGGGAAGGGGAGCGCAGAGAgaatctttaacaaaaaattgtaaCAAGAACGGAGTTCTTCTGCAATTTTCTAGCTGATGGTTATATGAAATGATTTATTCTATGAAAAGCAGAAGGGGCAGTGAGTTGGAGGAAGATGGAGAACCTTCCTGGCAATGATAGAAAGGAGAAATCTGATTTctgataagaaataaaaaataaaaaagtgctGGATAATGAATTGTTAAAGAGTAGGAAGGACTCAAAGCAGTCAAGGAGGGGTCTTGAAACGAAACTCAGTTAAGCATGCATCATTCAGGAATCGTACTGTGAGTGCTTCTTGCAATTTGGATGAtttattctatattttttatgtttcagAAAGACCAGTAATGTGCACAGGAAGCAGCTCAGCTTGGGTCCCTTCCTCCTTCCTCATCAGGTGATTATGAaatctctctccccctctctctcacacacaatCTCACAACATAATGTTTGGAATGGCTATCTTTAGTTAATGGCTTCGACAGTCGGTGCTGGGTCTCCTGGTTCACCAATGAACTTCTTGAGTGAACTTTGTCGTTCAAAGAACATTTCCGATGCCGGTTTCAAAACTTAGAAACTCATCCACAACATTACTCAAGTTATTGATCTGTATCTGAAAGCAAACTTGGAGCGGTTGGTGGTCTGTCGTACTCTAATTATAATTTTGGTAGCTGGTTAAAGCTATTAAACTGCTCGTTGAAACTCAACAATATCCATTTACTTAGCCAATCTGGGAATTATGTGACAAAAAACTTGGATGTATCTACTGGTGTATGACACTAACAAGAGATGTGACTGAAGTATGGTTTGCGTATGTATGCATACGGTATGAACTATGAAATTAGTAGATATGTCTTTCTGTGGCAAGGGATTTGTGCGAGAGAGTGCTGAACAAAAGGAGTGTAGAAATGTTTGTCAAAATCTTTGTTCTTGATCCTATctcattataatatatatatatatatatatatatatatatatgtgtgtgtgtgtgtgtgtgtgtgtattggaACCTCTTGTTAGTGCATTTCGATCATAATCAACATTTTTATAGCCCGAACCTTCACGTGTAAGTTGAATTTATGATTGTTATTTGATGGTAACCAAGTCATAATCTCAAATTTATGATTGTAAATGCATTTCGATTGTAATCAACATTTTTCTAGCCTGAACCTTGACGTGTAAGTTGACCGTATGATTGTTATTCGACGGTAACTAAATCATAATCTCAAATTTATGATTGTAAATGAGACGACTTATATGCGTTCTTAGGTGAATTAGATGCAAATAATGTTTTCGGCTTGTGGAGGACTGAAGTGTTATTTCTGCTTGTGGAGGACTTTGAGTGTTATTTCAGTCTATTTAACTGGAGGACTTTGAGTGTTATTTCAGTCTATTCAACTTGGGTTGGGGTTGGGGTCTGCaaggttattttatttttgtaagttttggttttttaattaagtgttttaaaattaccttgtttgttttatttttaagaaaactaataaaaatggcttgaaaactttgagttttaacaataagaacaaaataaagagtaaagttaATAGTACTATGTTTgcctttttagtataaaaatataatttttcattaaaatgaatagtattgtggacttttcattaaaacttcctttattttttgtgggctttttaataattttctttcaTATCTTATTTGAGATTCCTTTTTATAATTGACCCAATTCTAAACATATTTTCtgatatatatgaaaaaaaaaaaaaatatatatatatatagaaaccACATCGAAACATTATTTGTATTATGGTATGAGAGGACAGAAGAtgcgaaggaaaaagagagaaCAAGGAATTGCCAACAAAGCGCCAAGAGACAACAGTTGGAGTGCGGGAGAGGAGTAGGATAGCCCTAAGTCTTAGCTCGCAAGTTCCTCCACCACAGCAGGCAACAGGCAGCTGGCGGCAGCAGCAGCCAACGAAGAAAGAAAGCATTTCCGTTTGATTCATACATTTCATATATATAAAGGAGACACAGCCAGCCATTCGGTCACTTTCGGTCACATTGGACAACCCTAATTCTAATGTCCGAGTTTTAGCGTTTCCTGAATCCTGATTAATGTTATTCTGAATCCTGATTAGAGTGATAGTTTACCGCCAATCCACGCCACACCACTTGCAATGTCGCCTTTCTTCAGATTCTTAATTTTAATCATATGTAGTATGTCAAGTGATttcaattaacaaaaattagATATAATAGCTACGATTCTGAATTCTGACCACCACGAATCAGTTTCGGTACTTATACAACGACGAATTCAACGTGTCCCttacccttttgttttttttccctttcattttcaagGGCAGCACTAATACATGAATACAATAACAAAACTGGAGACTGAGAAGAGATCACCTAATcattaacaaaatttcaaaagaaagaagaagaagatgatgatgatgatacaaaacaatcaaggaaaatactaaacaaaaataaagtaaatggCAAATTCAAGCcggaaacccaaaaaaaaaaattgtgacaaAACAGGTGCTAGAGGGAATTTACCGGCGACCGTCTTGTTGCGCTTCCATTTCAAAGAGTGTGTCCGTACAAATCGTAGGGTGACCAGAGGGCGTCCAGCGGGCACGGCCGCTTCGAGTCCACCCTCAGCCACGGCTTCCCGCTGCCCGACCAATGCAGCAGGCTCACCGCTCCCGGATGCAGGTCACGGCAGCTGCCCTTCACATTATCACCTCCCAACCCGTGTTGGTTCCAGCGGTGCTCGATGGGCGCCACGTGCCCCGCGAAAACTAACAGGAACGGGGGCAGCGACCCCAGCTCGTAGATCCGGTGCCTCTTCTGGATCTCGATCCACCTCTCGATCCGCTTGGTGTACTTGGCCCGCCTCCACCTCACGAGATCTATCACCATCACACCGGTGTTGAAGTAACAAGGCTTCCGGCCGTCAAAGGTGCCGGAAAACCGCTGATCGGCCCAGAAAGCGGGCATGAAGTAGTTGGTGAAGTTGGCGTGGCAGTACTCGGGCGCCCCGATGGTTCTGGAGCCAAGGCTGGTAGCCCAGAGCCTGGATATGTCGTCGACCAAAACGAGATCGGAGTCCAAGTAGATGACCCGGGCAACGCAGGGTTCCAGCAGATCCGCCAAGTAATTGCGGGCGTAATTGAGCGGTTGCTCCAGCGCTTGCCTCACCGATGTCGAGATCAGGCTCCGCACCATCCTCGGATCAAAGTAGTACACCCTGAACTTCAATTGCGGGAAAGTGGATCGCACCAGGGCTTCCAGATTCGTCTCCGACACCAGGAAGTGGAAGAAGACGCTCTCCGGGCAAAGCGAGTGCTGCAGGACCGAGTGCACGGCGGCGATTGACCCTCGGAGATACTCCAGGTCTAGAGTGATGGCCACGTGTACCAAATTGGGATGGCACATTCCTGGGGCGCCGGAGGAGGAGGCACATTCATCGGCATTGCGGTATGCGGAGGCCTTCCGGAAGTTGAAGCGGCCTCCCCCGGAATCCGTCGGGGGAGGAAGGCGGAGGTAAGAGTAATCGAGATAGTGGTGAGGGGATCGGATGGCTTCGGCGGGAGGGAAGGATTGGAGAGACGGGGAGAGAATGATCATGAGCATTGCAGCAGAGAAGAAGCCAGAGAACCTCATAATCCAGAGCATATTCTTTCGCTTCTTTTCTGTGCTTGTACTACTGTCGCCGCTGCAGAAAGGTCcacctcttctcctcctcctccaccccCTCGTCTTGgaattgaagaaattgaagaaatcgaAGAAATCTAAGAAATTGTAATGATGTTCCGCTACAACCGTCGACGAAAGGAACGCCAAGGTTCCTTTGAGGTCCGCCAGAATTGTAGAACTAGAGCGACCGATTTATGCTTTGACcttgagaatgaatgaatgaatgaatgaatataaAGTAATAAAATTAGGGGTAGTTTGTTGCCGCTGCAGAAGGTGGGAGTGGGAGGGAGAGAAtcgatctctttctctctatcaaAGCCTAGTGTGGAGGCTGTTGCCGTGGGAACCAAACGAAGCGACCTTTTGGAGATTTTAGGTAGATAAAACGGAGAGGAGGAAAAACCACCATCCATCAACACCACGCCAGCCACGGCGAACAACAAGAGGTTCAGGTTCAGCTTTACCCTTccccttcttctcctcctccctctctctccctctgtcctACCTCACTCTATTATTTACTTCCTGTGAGTCGTCTGGGTGAAACTGTGATACagtgatagagagagagagccaaGGCACGCACAAccagtagagagagagaagaagccATTTCTTTTCCACCATAGAAATCCACGGCTAAACATAAATTGTAATTTTCACCCAGAGGAAAatgtactttattttttttttttaatttaataggTGACGTTTTAATTTTGGGGATAAAAATAACATTTGTGCGTTTAGTGGGTACAAATCTAGAAATAGTATAATATACTGCAGGGGCTAGTAGAAGCAAAAGAAGGAAGGGACCAGCTGTCCGCCTGTCTTGTATCAATATGACGATTGCATCCGGGGCCACGGGCCTGCGTCCACGTACTTGTACAACTACGCTCCACATCTCGACGACGGTTTTGCATTGTATTTCAGCTTCATATCACTCAACGATGTTTTTCGTATAGCTGAGACACAATCCCGAACAACGCAAACCCGACCCAAAATTTTCCGAACTTGACCCGAAATCAGAAAATTTGAACCGAAATTATTCTAAACTTTTGGTATGGGATTCAGTTTTATTATATGCTTTCGTTCGGTAATTCCGAACCGAACaacattatattatattatatatttagatTAGGGTTTTACCGTGCttgtaccatacttgatcaatcccgaaactactaagcaccggtcaacagcataccgtcaaggacccacaaaacttttcctccaaccaggaagCTAATTACAACACaacacatgtcggtatcagaagccaatcacagcgcgacacgtgtcgatatcagaggccaatgtcagaacaaagctagaaaatctcttctataaaaggagatcattctccccacaataatccctaatgtcatttgtactaaactattcactagaactcactaaaagagagcttgaacttatgtatttgtgtaaacccttcacaactaatgagaactcctctaccccgtggacgtagccaatctagGTGAatcacgtacatcttgtgttatttgcttccctgtctctattcatttacatacttatccacactaataaccagagcaacctagcgaaggtcacaaacttgacactttctgttgtaagtcctcgccgattttgtgcatcaacatttggcgccgtctgtgggaatcgcacttattcctactctctccAGCTTTGTCAAGCTGGTTTCCACCGTTCGCACACTTTCCTTCGACCAGGCACCCCTTTCCAACATGGGGAGTGAAGGGAGCCACAACACGCAGAACGACAcccccctcgcacttagtgcaaagcaacaaaagaaggaacgaaagaggtttgctcttcaggctaaagtcgatgaggtagaggctcagaacaacaagatagcgataaagaatgagatcctccaGGAGCAGTATGAGAAGCCCATTTCCATTTTTGGTTTTGACTTTTCgtgcaaatattttaaactacaatattttatttatatctGTATTTTTGCCATTCCAAATTTT contains the following coding sequences:
- the LOC137742538 gene encoding probable galacturonosyltransferase-like 7, whose product is MLWIMRFSGFFSAAMLMIILSPSLQSFPPAEAIRSPHHYLDYSYLRLPPPTDSGGGRFNFRKASAYRNADECASSSGAPGMCHPNLVHVAITLDLEYLRGSIAAVHSVLQHSLCPESVFFHFLVSETNLEALVRSTFPQLKFRVYYFDPRMVRSLISTSVRQALEQPLNYARNYLADLLEPCVARVIYLDSDLVLVDDISRLWATSLGSRTIGAPEYCHANFTNYFMPAFWADQRFSGTFDGRKPCYFNTGVMVIDLVRWRRAKYTKRIERWIEIQKRHRIYELGSLPPFLLVFAGHVAPIEHRWNQHGLGGDNVKGSCRDLHPGAVSLLHWSGSGKPWLRVDSKRPCPLDALWSPYDLYGHTL